The Cryptomeria japonica unplaced genomic scaffold, Sugi_1.0 HiC_scaffold_84, whole genome shotgun sequence genomic sequence GTATGTTGATTGAATAAGATTTATGTATTTGAAATATGCTTCTTTTTTGTTGTGAGCATGTACTATGTTTTTCATCAACTCAAGACATTATTGTTGCAGTTTCTTAAGAATTTGAGTATCTGCAGTAGTTGCATAGAATGAAAATGAGCAAGCTTCAAAGACATAGGTTATATAGACATCGAAGGCATGAAAGAAGAGGTCGTGAAGCTTTAGAATGAACTGATGTATGAAGCTCTATTTTATTAGATCATTTATAAATGCATGGGAAAAGTAGAAGATTATGATATTTGCAGATCTCACTGATAATGTATGAGTTATATCTATTATCTTATTCTTGATGGAAATGCGATTGCCAATTTCTCAATATGACGACACTTTTATCTTCTTCGTATCAATCAACAAATACCTTGAGATATTGGAAATTATATTCAAAATGCGCTTACAACTTACCTTAAAATGTGTTACAGCAAAGTGAAATTTTAATGTTGTCATCAAAGGGACAAAACGACatcaatatttaattttcaatctttgGAATATGATGAGGACATACTGATGTCCAAAACAGATGCTATGAATGGCACAAGAGGACGCCAATAACCCTAAAATGATAGTTTTATTCAACGGTTAATTTTCAATCTTTGGAATATGATGAGGACATGCTGATGTCCAAAACAGATGCTATGAATGGCACAAGAGGACGCCAATAACCCTAAAATGATAGTTTTATTCAACGGTGAGAAAAAAGAATTGGGAAAGACGGTCTTCATTGGGAGacctcttgtttgttttgtttagtatgcgaatttcttttgaatgtaattcACCAGTTCCTGGGTGATGCGGAAGGCCTTGCTCAAAACGGAATCGGGGAGAGGGGGATTCGCCGCAAACAGAGAATTGGCGATTGTCTGAACTCCGGGAAACTGGCTGCTCAATCCAGCTATGGCCACTGCATTTTCATGccccacattctgctggaaatgaacaagtgcctttggaaacacaaacacatctcccttctccaaAGTTTTGCTGAAAAATTTGTTGCTGgtgtcaatgaaacccacaagaagctggccttccagtaaaacaagaacttcggtggctcttgggtgtgtgtgaggaggatttattccacccacTGCGTAGTCGATGCGGACCAACGATATTCCAAACGTATTGAGGCCTGGTATCTGTTTAACGTTCGCCATCGTTACGTTGGAGCCCACATCATTGTCGGTGTTCCCTGCCTGCCCAAGTCCCCGGAAGAAGAAATCGTTTGCTGAAACTTGCATTGGGTCTTTGCAAACGAACCCGTTCACCAAAACTGTTTAAAACAAGATCAAATCAATCTGTCTGTTAGTAACTCGACTCGTCTAATAAGCAAATCATTATCATTGTTTATGTATAAATATTCTCACTCACCGTTGCTTTCCTCATCTGCAACGCAGAAATCTTGCAAGGGATCCGGATCCCCTGCCATGACCCTGTCGCTGTAACAGCATATCAACAGAAAAAGTCCCAACGTGAAGTAAATCATGCGGTTAGCCATTGTAATAGAAACGCAGACACAAGAGATCAGGATATGAATGTCTATTACAAACCCATTACACGCTTTATATAGCCCAAACCATAACTCTCCGCAAAGACTAATTCATCTTGACTCCGTATATTTCACGGATCCTTCCAGAGTTGTTGCTCTTTTCCTTACGTCACACTAAGTCTTACTGCATGTGGTTGTCTCGCCTGCTACCGCAGATGTATTCTCACCATCCTTTCATTAACgttgaaattttctatcttctcccTGCCCTGCTGCGTATGCCTATCTCAAGATCAACTTACCTCCTGCCTTACACGTATTCTCGCCATCGCCATCATTTTAGTAATGTGGAATTGTTTAGACTTAATTGGAACGGTGGGCTTCTTCAAAGGAAACAATATATAAATCTTTCTCCACCGTGGGAGAATCGGTATGAGAGGAAAGTTTCTTTCTTGGAGTTGGATATTGGCCTAAAGACTGTCCATGCTTTGTACCCTTTTTCAATGAGATTTTTATCTCTcgtcatttaaattaatttatgttattcAATGTTTATTTCTCAGATTGTCTATGTTCTAGGACAGAAAAACATTGCTCAAAATAACTTATGTTCATTTACTTTACATTGAATGCGTTGATTAGAATATctatttcacatccatctacaaTTTTGAAGTCAAGTAGGTGTATTACTTTTCTTTAGCAGTTTTGGAGACCTAAATTATAGGTTTAAGACAACATATGCAAACATAAGAACCAATTTATGGAGGATAAATGTATAAGAAGATAGATTTTGGAGAGGTATTCTACAAGAAAAAAAACTTTTTGGTGGTGTTGAGAATCCCATCTTGGAAGAGACCATGTTGTCCAAGGGATCTAGTATTTAGAATTATTTAAGATCGTTTTATTTTTCCAAACCCTAGAGGGTAGATGGGTAGCGGAAATAGAATCCGGTTTTGACATTACAATTCACTAGAATCCATCACCTCTATAGGATATAACCTTATTAAGACGTTGATGTCTGATTTTCAGAATGTCATGGGTGAGTAGTTTGAATGCATCTTGAACTACCTTGGGTCAAGGTACAACAGTGACTAAAAATCGTACCGCTTCCAATACTCATAACTATAATGAATGTAAACCGCGATATTTTAGAGAAAAGAGCCTTCATTCTCAAACTGTTGATGGGTGCGAAAACATTGCTCACGTTGCGTTGAGTGCGTTGCTTAGATTGTCTCTTTCACATCCATCTACAGTTGAACTCGGCCAAAATTTAATCTTTAGGTGAGTGTGTTGTTGTAAATGAAGTAGGTGTCTTTTCTAGCAGTTTTGGAGATCAAAATTTTACCTTTAGGTGAGTGAATTCTCTTTAATAAAGTAGGTTTACTACTTTTTCTAATGTTTGAGATCTGTCTATTTCCATTTTTCGACACCAAAACTTTTCGTCCAGTTGACTGCATTGTCCTCTCGATTCTCCTTTTAACAAAGTACATACAGTTGAtttagatgatttattttttattatttttgtgagatatatgtttatttaatattttttttaacttaatgTTTTGATGAATTAGTTGTTTGGGGTAACtaaataggaaaatataatattaaagattatttttttcctcttacttcaatcaaatatatgagaaaagtatttcatattgattagacatttcattttatttatttttatttatattgattgaattttcttttcttttatatcaaataatatgacaattataaatagtttataaaaaatattcaatttgagAAGTAAAAAATGCGTTAAAAGTGATATATTGGGATGATTCTTGGTTGGGAAACGTTTAGTTCCATGATCCCTTGTTTACCTATCAAGAATTATCTTTTTACTCTCTTTGGATAAGGGTGGCTAACTAATGAACTTTTTACAATTAAGAAATCAAAGTGATCAACAATCGAATATAAGGAACAAATAGAGTGAGAGGGGGAATAAAATTCTACACCTGATCGATTCATGATTATAATAAGTGGTTCATATTATAGAAGAGCAAGTCAATAAAACAGTTTGGTCATATTTTACGCTAGTATAATCTCAGTTTTCTTGATAACTACTCgagtacatttttttttaatatctctcATAGGTTTTACCTTGTCTTTCATACCACACTCACAATCTCCAATTCCCCATTGAGTTTCCACAAATGACTAATACGAAAGGTAAATCTACATCCATGTAAGAGCATGGACACCGGGAGTGATCTAATATTGGATGCAATTAAGTGAGGAATATTTTTTGAATGAATCCCTATACTTTTGGACCCTTTAATGACATGGTTTGCATAAGTAAGAAAATGTTTATTAATGTAGAGAGCATGGTTTTAGGTACTTTTCTATGTGGAGGTGATACAAATAGGCATGGGTAGCCTATGCGGTTACAGATGATTGTGGTTCTTCCATCAACGCTATTCTCTTTTTTATTGAATGATATGGTGTAATAGAAAAGTCAAGAATAtacaactagcaattgcaccttggtgtgcaatatgtACGCCGAATAGATGTggaatgattattaaaaaaaattgatctattttttcatatatttgtgCAACACGTGAGATAAATTAGCAAACCATTTAGTAAATGATATTATTTATTCAACAAAGGTCTCAACATTTGAAAAAATTATAGatccaaatcaactatgcatctactTAAACGGACAAATGCAATCAAACAAAACCCTTAAACCGGGAATATAATCGAGTTCCATTACCAATATTCTTATGTTTTGTTTGaaatagggagagaaggagagagggagatatagggatataaagagagagatagaggaggaagaGTGAGGGAAAGATAAAGGAGTGAGGAGATAGAGTTAGGCGATAaatatagagaggaagatagagatcgagattgatatagatatggagaagaatagggatatggatatgagaggaagagataaagagagaggagagagaaatagatagagatagaagagataaatatatagagagggggagagagaatgagCGAGGGATAACTTTGAATCAATTGTGCATTCATTAATACAAACCAAACATAAGTGAAAGAAAACCTTTCAATCAAAAGATAATTGaactccattaccaataggctcatgttatgtttgcaatagtgaGAGGGGAGAGATGAATAGATAAAGAGAGCGAGACATGTCTGGAGATAGGGTGACAGAGGAAGAGAGAGCTAGAGATGGGAATGAAGAGAGGGAGGTGGCAAAGAAATAGATGGTTAAAGAGAGTGAGACGTGcctagatagagtgagagaggatgaAAAGGACAAATAAAGAGAGATATAGTTGTAGAGGGATAAGGAGAAATTAAGATAAAGATTAGGAGATAGAAACGGAtagaaaagaagagatacaaagatacaaaaggggagagagagagagagggagggagggatattTTTGGGCCAATTTGTAATTCAAACTCGTTAATGAAGATGTTA encodes the following:
- the LOC131864365 gene encoding germin-like protein 8-2; translation: MANRMIYFTLGLFLLICCYSDRVMAGDPDPLQDFCVADEESNVLVNGFVCKDPMQVSANDFFFRGLGQAGNTDNDVGSNVTMANVKQIPGLNTFGISLVRIDYAQNVGHENAVAIAGLSSQFPGVQTIANSLFAANPPLPDSVLSKAFRITQELGYWRPLVPFIASVLDISMSSSYSKD